In Aspergillus fumigatus Af293 chromosome 6, whole genome shotgun sequence, the genomic window GCAAGAAGGCATAAAAAGTTGACAAACAGTTGTGCGCCGCCCATGCAGACATTTGATTGGCAAAAGCAGTCAGATCTACGGATTGCCAAGAAGGCTGTGCTGCCAGAAGCAAGGGATAGTACGAGGGAGGAGACACCACATACTTTGCTAGTGCGTTGCTGGGCTGGCCGATTGAGAACAACCCCACAGTGTTCAGTGCTCAGTGCTCACTGAGCTCACTCTTTGCCAAAGGCCACCATGTGCTGATACGATCATACAGAAACTCACGTAGGGAGTGTGCATAACAAGTGGGTCCTGGACAAGACGAGAGCTTCCCAAGCTCATAATCATCAATGATTGCGCGGGTCATCATAGCCTGCATATAAAAAGAGTTCTATATGAAGCTCTGTATGCGCCCAGTTTCAGATTAGACACTGTCTGACACCCCGATGTACTTCTGCGATTACAAAACCATGTAAGTTTGTGTTCCGCAAGACATGGACAGATGGCTATTGGTAACTTAGAACGCCAACTATAACGCCCAGCGCGAGACCATTTCTCAAGTGGGTGTAGTCGTACTATCACCCCAGACTGCTTAATTCCTTCGTTGAgctagtactccgtagatactccgtatctGCAAGGGCCTGcaatctgcagctgcagcgcaaCCAAGTTGTAGTCGCGTGTGTGTCACTGCGTGGTTAAGATCCATATTCGATCGAGGAATGTGACATCCCTTCCTTCCATTCTGACATCTCTTTCAACGGTCGAGGAAAGGGATGAAATGTTTCCAGAACGTTAAGGGAACAGCCAAAGAATGGTCGCCTGAGGAAACAATAATACTGCTAGTGTTGGGACAAGGTTACTCCGGGCATGCCGCAAATCAGAATGTGGGAATGCCACCTTGTGAGCAAATGGGGCTGTCCATAGTTTGTCAAGGTGGCTATCTACCAGCCAAAAGGCTGCTAACAAAAAAGGAGGGGTGGCTTGCGTGTGCCTGTGCATGTGTGCATAGCGATCACCAGCGTGTGGCTAATCAACTCCCTTCTCTCTGGACTTCGCTGGGTCACTCCGTATCGCCCGCCTTATCATGTCCTTGACGGTAGGACCCGCAATGGAAAGCGCCACACCCATTCCTGGCCTCCTGgagactacggagtaatgacAGGGAACAGCGAAGGTAACCGCAGTCCTCAAAGAGTGCAACAGGCAGCGCGCCAGCCTAACAACAACAACGTGTGTGGGGCCCTTGTGGGCCATTGGCTGGGCTTCATGGGGCCTATGCCCCAGCCAAGGCTCCAAGGTACGAAAGCCCCATAGATGTTGCGGGGCGTTTAAGTCACGAGGCTGATCCTGGACCTTCATTTGGTGGTCTAGAGAACTTTGGACCATTATTAGCATCAGTGGGTTCGAGCTTGGTTCGTCGCTAATTCGTCGATTTATCCTCGGTATGCGCTGATTGGCTCTCAGGAGTCGGACATCTGACCCGGAAATACAGCGCTAAGCAGGTCTTGTCCATGGATTCACTGCTCGGTTGACGCCGACTTTGACGGCTCTTGCCTCATCTGGGTACTTTTTTTGGCAAGTGGTGATTTGTTTCAGGTCGATTGGAGTTGGATGTCCCGAGATCAGTTGTTGGAGCCAGTCGAGCCAAGGCTGCGTATTACCAGCGAGGAAAAGCATGGCGTTTGGCCCTGCACTTCAGACCCGGATGCGCTCTGTAGTCTATATCTAGCCTGGTGTCTAACTTAAGTATTTCCTAAGGCCAGTCTAGATCTAGCGCTTATGATCACAGTTCATCTCTTTGCTGCTAGGTGTGCGAACGCTCAGCCGTTTAATCCATACCTTTCGAATCTGTACTCCGGTCCTCGTTGAAAAAGTATAGTCACGACATCGTCATCCAAGATTTTCATCTATCAAACAAGCATTCTGACATTCCTGTCGTCGTTACACCGCAGGCTCGCCTAAAAATGATGAACGAGATCTACCATCCCTAGCTAGACTCTACTGTATTGATTGAGGGTCGGTAATGCCGTGTACGGCAGGAATGGTATGAATTGCATCATAAATGTGTAGTGCACCGTGTCACTGTACCACAACTCCAAGCCTATGACCAATTGCAGACATGAACATCTCGCAGCCCAAATCTGGATATCGCAAATCAGTTATAGGACGATTCATCATGTAATAGCTTACAAATGATGCAAGATATGGACCTCAGTCTAGTGGACGTCGCTCATATGGTATGAAGTACTGAGCATAGATTGTTGTACTATTCCAGCCAAGAGTTAAGGCATCAATCCGTCCTCCGCTAAAAAATCGGACTGTCAATAATTGATATTTAACTCTCCTCAAGGCTTGAGCGGACAACAGTCGAACAGCCACGTTCAGCCTTAGCTCGCCAAGCcggccaaaaaaaaaaagaaaaaaggatgCCTTCTAGAACAATTATAGAAGCTGCCAACTGGAGTTACAAGAAGCCACATCACCAATAGTTCGTCAAGAATGCACTGTTACGGAGCACAGCGTTACACTTTCAGTAGCATCCTTCCTCTTACATTTCACCGAAGAGACTACTACCTGTATCCATCAACCGAATCCGTTCGTTCGATTTTTGCCACGTACAAAATTTTCAGGGGAATTAATGTGGCATGGTCATGCTACTgcgccatcatcaccagcgTAGCCATTCCTATTCTTCCCGATGGTTATCTTATCCACAGTATACTGCGGAGGTACACTGATAAGATTCGAACGATCGTCGAACTGGTGTTTTAACACTATACTAGCGCTATTGTGATCATTTTCTTAGGAAATTTGTTGATATCGTACCTctcgtacggagtagatatcAACACCGATCTTCTAGTTTTGACTCATCAGATTCAGATCTTCGACCGGGCGGCTCCACAGCAAGTCTCGGTCATCCGATTCGGACCTTGAACTGCGAAAGATGAAACAGTCACGAACGGAGCAGATACGAGGGTCCTTTGTCTACACAGTATGCCGTTTCCGAAACATATGGGGATGTGAGTTACACTAGACCATCTCCTTAGTGAGACTATCGCCACTGGTCTGAAAaactcttcttcgccagcttCCAAGGCCTTCAGGCACTCTTGGGCTGTTCAATGCACCCGCTGTTTGCCACTTGATATTAACCACTCAACTATAAACAAGTTGACAATAGTGCTACATCAATATCTCAACTAGACAGGAACACGGACGACGGTGGTCTACGCCGATTTCCGAGACAATCCGAGCAATGACTGAAATCGACTGCTTCTAGAATAATGCATTGACCGTAGGCTCTTTGGAACAAACTTTTCGTAAATAGTGGCTAGTCTAGTAACTGCAAGATTTCGAAAGTTCAAAGCTTACCGCAGGCTTCTTAGTAGCATCTTAGTAGCATCTGAGCTATCCAGCAGACAGATCATACGAAGCCAAAGTATCAAGGACTTGCAGGTAGGCGTTGGAGTCGGACACGTCTGATCTCCCGGCATTGGAGTTTTCTTCTCTATCCAATGATAAAAATATAAATTCAGCATCCAAGTCTTTATCACAAGATGCATCTATCCACGTGTCGTAGGGGGCAACGCCACGTTGACACTGTTGATAGCAACATTCGTCCAGCAAAACATTACTGTGCGAGCTGCGAAGACCAAAACAAACACTAAACAGAAAAATGCTCAACAGAACCCAACAAGCGAGCGAGTCAAGCAGGAGGTCGACTCGGACCTGTCCCTGAATCATCAGGCTAAATGCAATCTGCAGTGCTCCGCGACCTAATGTGCACCGGCCCAACTTGGCCTCTGCTTTGACCCTCGGCTCTCGCCTATCAAGTCCTTCAGTGGAGTGCCTTTGCAGCCTGGATGCTTGGATGCCCAGCAAGAGGCTGTCGAGTCAAGTCTGCGCATGACAGTTTGGGGTCAACCGGTCAAGACAAGGACCGTCAGAGCGATATACGGATTCATCTAGAAGATTCACTCTACAGGTTGTCAAACTTGGAGTGGATACTGAAGTCTGAGTTCCAGATCCACAATTCTTCCGTTGTTGGCAATGCAGCGAGAGCAATGCAGTCACTGTGAGCtttggaagaggagaaaacCGATAGCGTGCGAATCGGGTGACTCTGAATCATGCGAACCGATTCCGTCTCTGCTGAATTGCTTCATGCTTCTAGCCTGTTCGGGTCATCAAGCTGTGCGGATTTCATAATCCACCGCTGTGATGATGGTCTGATCCTGACAAATGGGGTGCGTCTTAGGTTTGACCTTCGGCTTACCGTGTCTCGACTTCGACAGAGACGTCTGGATCGATCCTGTCATGACAGTTGATCATTGCTAATAGATTGCTTCACGGGGAGGTCTACCCGGGGATCAGCAACTCTCATCCATCTGTTGATCCGTTCTAGAATGTCTCAGTGGGGATCGTCGCACCCTCTGAAACAAGGAAATTAAATCCACACTGAAGACGCAACCATGCCCAGCACTAGGAAAGACGGGACGATCCCCACGGCAATGACTTCATCTGCTCTCCACCGGGGAGATCGAAATATGGTTATATTCTTTGAGATGAGGCGCCAACTTTGAAATTGGGAGTGCAGTACGTACGTACGTACGCCCCTACACCTCATCTGGCCTATGGTGTGGGTAATATCGACTTCGGGTTGGACGACGTCATACTTTTCGAGTCCGATCTTATTTTGCAACTTTACAGCGTTGATTGATTGTACCGTGGGAAATCAAGCCATTCGCTTCGCTGCGTCTCGACGAGCCCATCAATTACCCCGTCCTAATAGTTTTTCTGGCTCTCATCCTGAGCGTCAAGTCGATCACTGGTTGATCGAAGTCGTAGTTCGATCTCAGGGTCAAACCATCAATCGTCACTTATGCCACTATTCACAGACCTTCCTGTATGGGAAGCCTGGCGCCACACCCAGCTTGTGGAGTTTGAATTACTCCAACATGCATACTTACTGTGCAGTAACTTCTCTGAGTATCAGCACCCTCAATTGGACGATGTTCCATCTTACGAGGAGATCTGGCCCGCCTCCCACCTAACTAGCTTGGGTAGTCACTTCAATTGCAACTGAAATGACCTCGGCAACGTCATGGACCCATCTATCTCAGACGCTGGCGGCATGGCATGCACACGGACGGCATCTAGCATAAAGCCAAACACAGCCAGACACCACTCACTGTATGTACATAAGAAGTAAGCAAAGGCCAGGGCAGGGAGTCAACGGGTTCAACATAGCActctttactccgtagactagCATTTCTTCCTCTTAACAGGGCAACTACTTCCTGCAAGCCTGCACTCCTACCCTCTCGAAACGAGTACGCCGTAAACAACCCTGTCGACTTACCACTTACCACTTTATCACTAGTAGTCTCCTCGTAGAGACTGGACTAGACACCTGGCGAATCCAACCCCTGCGATTCCAAGGCCCCCAACTCTGCATCTGCATGTGAGCAATCAATCATAGATCCTAGTTCTGCAGAATCCTCCCCCCCTCCCTTCACCCCCACCAGTAACAGGCTAGTCTCTCCGTAGGGAAGTCACAACCGTCATTCGCCATGCCTGAAACGGGGAAAGTCCATCTGTCGATCGTTGGACTCCATCATCTAGTTGCTGGGAGTCTCTCGTTGGTGTTATGGCTGGAGGGTATGGAGTACTGAGTGGCTCGAAGCTGCCGAACGTAGTATAGTGCGcgctgctgaagaggcaCATCAGACCACAGAATCCTTGTCATCTGCCATCGGGATCGTCCGATTCTTGCCTCTGATGTCGGGACAAAGTTTCCCTTAGTCTGTCGAGTTGTTGATGAAGGTGAAAGACCAGCCCGATCATCccattgttgatgatctgtctcctccagcgaAGAGATGTGCACGTATGTATGTAATTAGTGTCCTGCTAGGCAAAGGTACATCGAGGAATTCTGTAGAGCATGCATATTCTTCGAAGCTGCGATTCTTGCATTGTCCTTGCGATTGTCTAGAGCTACCTATCTCTTGGTTCATGGACTGGGATCACAGAGTTGACTATCTTCAAAGAGACCGTGATACTTTAATCACCCAGGCTAAAACGTCATGCTCCTTATGGGGATATGGCCTGTCGACCTCCGTATCAAAGCATACTCTGCAAATTCATCATTCTACTGGTTGCTATTTGTAACACTGAGTACACTGCTGGCTGATGACTGATACTCTCTACACCAGCTCTCGGTAGCCAGTTGTTGCATGTGTAAATGTAGGACACGATTTTAAAAAGACTGCCAGGAAGAAACACACATGGACGCTATCTTCACAGAACCAACCCGCTGCTCAAACACGAATACAGGCGCAAAGATTAAATTCAAACGCGGTATTATAGGACAGAAGCATATATCAAACACGTTCCCTCTGTGACAGTTCATTCCTTGAAAGGGGCAAAGAGAAGGCAAGACAAGGAGCACAGAGCACGATTGCGTGAGGGAGCAGGCAGAATAGCGGAGCATGAACCAAGCACAAAATCACCCCCAGGGACTCCCTGCAGACAGACGCTCAGGAGCAAGGACGAACAGGAACACAACAGACAGCCACAGGCCGCTTTTGAGAGGATGAACACCATGACCAATGGTACATCCCACGTTGGACATATTCAAAACATTTATATGCTAAGCTTCGCGTGAAAACAGAGTGACTGCCCGATCCAGGCGGGAGGGACTCTTCCATCAAATGCACAATCGCCGCTTATTCCTCGGTCATTAAACAATTATCATCGAAATGACAGCCACGGCAAGCCACATAGAGACGGAAGAAGGTGGTGTGCGATGAGGCGAGGAGCGACGCGGCGACAATCAGGGTAGTGATCAAATAAACTGCGGCAGCAAACAAGACAGAAATAGAGATCTAATATTAGATGGCTGACGCCAGAAATGCGCAATGGAAAAACTGGACAAAAAACACACATGCAAGGGCAAAGAGAGATTCTCAAAGTTCGCCGTTCCGAGCCGTAGCACCATGAAATGAATGATGACTATGATATTTGTGTGGATGACGGAGTATTCGGTAGGGAGGTTGCGAACAGCGCCCACGTTCAATGGGCGGGTCAAGCTCCAAGCTCGAGTAAAAGATGCCGACAGAAGTTATAGCGAGCGTAGACAGGGCGGTTCTGTGACCCAGGACCAAGACCCATTGAtgacagaagagaaaggcTGAAAAGAAGAGCATGGAACCCCCCGAGCCATCGTGCACTCATCTGGGAGTGATGCCTGTATAGCCGGCTAGATCCGAACCACGGGGGTAGTCACCCCTGGCAGGAAAAAAGGAATCGCAAGAGCATGCTGCCTCTCAAGCCTACCAAAAATTTCGAcacaaagagaaaagagcgTTGAATGATCAACATGACCACAGAGTGATATAAAATTACAGAGACGCCGTCGGTGGACCTTGTGTCAACCTGGAAGCTTGCATAAGCACGGAGGCATGGCCCTTGGAAACTTGGCAGATTCATCACCTACCGCAGCACAGCGCTTTCATCAATTTTTGGACGAAAGTAGGCTGCGGGTCATTGCCCTGGGTGCCCTGGCCTTGTTGGCTGTTCTTCGTGGGATTCGCCGGACTTCCCATGTGACCCGACAAGTTCGCGTTCGAGTTCTGGAACTGCGCCTGGGTCGATGCCGTTGGTGTTGTCGCTTCCAAACCCCCGCTCTGACGTTTCGGTGGCATTCCGCCGGAGGCGCTTGGCCGGTCGCGCGTTTTCCCAGCTCCAGGTTTCGCTGGAGATGGGGGCGGGGGCTGCGCGGCGTTTAAACGGTCTGCAGTAACGCCAGGCCTCTGGCTGCCGCGGAGCTGCTGTGCATGGAGCTCGCGGGCAGACGAATTGGGAAGATTGTGCTGCAGGTGCTGCTGGGACGAATACGCCTTGTATTCCCAGCCCCTGCCGCCGTTCAGTTTCATCCAGTCATACTCTCCATCCTCTACTTCGCCAGCGTTCTTTAGAGCTTGGGTAAGCAAGTCCCTCAGGTAGTCATAATCGGGGGTGTCTTCGAAACCAAGGTTGCGGACGTAGGTGAGGTACTTGTTGAATTCCTCTGCATGATTAAGTCAGTTCCATTGAATGTCTACAACTTGGTGAACAACATACCTGGATATCCTTCGCAGAGATCCTTGATGGCAGTGGtttgcttcttttctccGATCTTCTCGTACTTTTGCTTGTTGGTAGCTGCCTTCAACCCCTGCCAGGGAAGGCCACCTCGTAAGAAGTAAAGGAAGACGTGGCCCAAAGCTTCCAAATCATCCCGTCGTGATTGTTCCCGTCCCAGATGAGTGTTGATACTCATGTAACGTGCTGTACCGGACAGCGATTTCCGTTCACGATAGGGGATGTGCTGCTTGGTCTTGGGATCTCTGTATTGCTTGGCCATACCAAAGTCGACGACATGAATCACATTTGCAGCCTTGGTGCCCGGCCGTCCGATGAGGAAGTTGTCCGGTTTGATATCGCGATAGATCAGATTCTTTTCGTGGATTGTTTGGACGCGCGAAAGCTGGTAATGGTGTTAGTATCGGGCACGCCGGAGGAGTAAACACAACACGCACCATCTGCTTGGCGACCATCACTACGGTTTTAACAGTGAACCGACGATTGCAATGATCGAAGAGGTCTTCAAGACTAggaccaagaagatcaatgacCAAGATGTTGTGCAACCCTTCCTGGCCAAAGTAGTAGACATTAGGAATGCCAGCTGTAGTCGAGTCAGAATCAATGACCAGCCTTTGTATTACTATGTGAACTTACGGCATCCGACCAAGATCTTATATGTCCGGTATTCATCGCGCAGTTGAGGTGCATCGCTCTTGCGTGGTTCCTGTGACAGTTAGATCATCAGGAGTCATTGGATTCAGACTCGCTTTCGAGCGAAACATACAAATTTGATAGCCACCTGTTGGTTGTTCAAGAGGTTTGTACCCTCGAAAATAACACCGAAAGATCCTTCACCAATCTTCTTCCCCACTCTATAATGAACTCCAACAACGttggacgacgaagatgccaTGTTCGCAACCGTGTCTCGATATCAGGTTAGACCGACTTCGAAGTGACGATTCTGGAGAACCCCTTCGATATATTATCACGTGGAAGACGGACTGCACTCAATTGAGCTGTCAGCAACTGAGATGACCATGAAATGGCGAGAAAAAAGTCCGAAAAGAGTAACTTGAAACCCAGATCCTGCAGTCTACTTACAGATGTTCGTCGAGCCACGTAGGAATAAGAACAGGTTTTGTTCCTTCACCAAGCCGGACCATTCATGAACGAGTTCGAGGTGCAGCTAAATCGATCTGGAGAATAAAAGGCGAAGCGGAAAACCGATGACAAGCCTGGGGCTGTTAAAGACGATTGCAACAGTGATATAGATGGCCTAGGAAAAGGCAATAGTTGAATTTGTTCAGGATTTGTGACAGGGAGGCTAGAAGTCGAGTAGGTTGCTCCGCCGACTGGGACTCGGGGCTGTACACTGGCAATGATTGCGGTCGGGCGAACACCGTGGAAAATGGAAGGATGGGGAAAAGGAATtaaggaaacaaaaaaaaggcaaCTCCCAGGAACCGACAAACCAACTGCGTGGCAGCACAATACGCCGCACTGTGCAGCGGTTGATAGGAAGATTGgagagctggaggagaggggagaCTCAAcaggtgaaggagaaggagagaggaAGATGGGGAGTCGGacaaaaagagaagaggaaacggAGAAAGATGGAGGACGATGAGTGGTTAGAACCGGGGGCCCACGCAGCGTACACCAGTCAGAACTGCAGGACAGGATTTAGactaggtacctacctacgggggagggaaagggaaaggaaatgGAAATAATGAGGCGGAGAGAGAAGGAGCCAGAGTTGGCGCTCACTGCACTAATACCACACTAGATACCTTGCGATCTGAGAGAGAGTTGAGAAAGGACGATACCTTAAGATTTTTAGGCAAGGAAAGGGGATCTGGTTGGATGATTTGCCTGAGCGAAAGAAATCTTGAACGACTGTCACTGGTTGAGTTAGGCTTCTTGAGTGCCTGAGGTACCTACCTGAGTACCTTTACCTTCGGGTACTGCCCCCATGTAACGGCCAGTATTGTACAGTCTCGGAACGGTAATTTTCAATGTGGTCAAGATCTTAGTGGATTTTGTCAAGGTTTGGAAATGGATGAATATGCAGAGTAATTTTTATTGTATCTACCCGCACATTACTCAATGCATCACCTTACGATACCTCCTGGGTGAAGTACTCTAGTATTCAGTCTGAGACCCTCGATCCCCTGTAGTTAAGGGGCCACAAAGTGACCATATTATTATCGCCCAGTTGAGGGAGGGGGCGATGGTCAAAGTTCACCGGGGATAGCTAAGGAAAAAGCGGTAATCCGTAATCATTTTCCGTACGTTCTCTGTACTCAGTGCCAGTTTGGCTCAGGGACTCACCATTTGTCTATCCAGCGCTCGTAATGTTTAAAGATGGAAAACCCTGTGTGGGTTATGTTGGTGTTGGTCTCAAGCCTGCTAGTGATGAGCCAGTAAGATATCAGATTAGCTCAACAGAGGAGGGCTGGAGCTTCGAGCTTGTCGAAGCTAGATATCTAGTCTATCGAATCTAGTGCCTGAAGTAGTAGTGCTCCATTACAACGTATGAGTACTAAAGTTGGatcaagtacggagtacataaAGGAAGGAAACAAACCATCTTAACTTTGGTAAGTCGCAGAATTGTGTAAGGGGTCGATTTGGAATTTGATCTGATCAAGACCTTTTGTTACTGCGGT contains:
- a CDS encoding casein kinase I; this translates as MASSSSNVVGVHYRVGKKIGEGSFGVIFEGTNLLNNQQVAIKFEPRKSDAPQLRDEYRTYKILVGCPGIPNVYYFGQEGLHNILVIDLLGPSLEDLFDHCNRRFTVKTVVMVAKQMLSRVQTIHEKNLIYRDIKPDNFLIGRPGTKAANVIHVVDFGMAKQYRDPKTKQHIPYRERKSLSGTARYMSINTHLGREQSRRDDLEALGHVFLYFLRGGLPWQGLKAATNKQKYEKIGEKKQTTAIKDLCEGYPEEFNKYLTYVRNLGFEDTPDYDYLRDLLTQALKNAGEVEDGEYDWMKLNGGRGWEYKAYSSQQHLQHNLPNSSARELHAQQLRGSQRPGVTADRLNAAQPPPPSPAKPGAGKTRDRPSASGGMPPKRQSGGLEATTPTASTQAQFQNSNANLSGHMGSPANPTKNSQQGQGTQGNDPQPTFVQKLMKALCCDHQQWDDRAGLSPSSTTRQTKGNFVPTSEARIGRSRWQMTRILWSDVPLQQRALYYVRQLRATQYSIPSSHNTNERLPATR